A genomic window from Nerophis ophidion isolate RoL-2023_Sa linkage group LG22, RoL_Noph_v1.0, whole genome shotgun sequence includes:
- the tm4sf4 gene encoding transmembrane 4 L6 family member 4, with amino-acid sequence MCSGGFAKCLGISLMPLSVVCVLCNILLFFPGGKTLDSQFISEEVWYFGGILGSGVLMIFPALVFLGLKNNDCCGCCGNESCGRRFAMLSSILFAAIGVIGAGYSVVVSGVAINRGPQCLVVTNTSMWTYPFSDGDYLSNSALWSRCEEPVGVVSWNLSLFSVLLVMGLIQMALCGVQVVNGLLGALCGDCCGCCGGSDGAV; translated from the exons ATGTGCTCCGGGGGCTTCGCCAAGTGTCTGGGGATCAGTTTGATGCCGCTGTCCGTGGTGTGCGTGCTGTGCAACATCCTGCTCTTCTTCCCCGGCGGCAAGACTCTGGACAGTCAATTCATCTCCGAGGAAGTCTGGTATTTTGGAGGGATTCTGGGCTCGGGGGTGTTG ATGATCTTCCCGGCCTTGGTCTTCCTGGGTCTGAAGAACAATGACTGCTGCGGTTGCTGTGGTAACGAAAGCTGTGGCAGGAGATTTGCG ATGCTGAGTTCCATTCTGTTTGCAGCTATTGGTGTCATAGGAGCTGGTTACTCAGTCGTAGTCTCGGGCGTGGCCATAAACCGTGGACCGCAATGTCTTGTAGTTACCAACACAAGCATGTGGACCTACCCCTTCTCTGATGG TGACTACCTGAGCAACTCAGCGCTGTGGTCCAGGTGTGAGGAGCCAGTGGGTGTGGTGTCCTGGAACCTCTCCCTGTTCTCGGTGCTGCTGGTCATGGGTCTGATCCAGATGGCGCTGTGTGGCGTGCAGGTGGTGAACGGCCTGCTGGGAGCTCTGTGCGGGGACTGCTGCGGGTGTTGTGGAGGG AGCGACGGAGCTGTGTGA